The following coding sequences lie in one Heyndrickxia oleronia genomic window:
- a CDS encoding YppE family protein yields the protein MYENDLIHLTNKLIELNDYAYHSYNQVREKGEQGDFYQDVKPFADQVRDACEQWLPLAIAWLNEVQPKHLHPIQLKNTSENLQMVSVKAFYPDSSLKKFKSHIQSVDYVLKRLLEETKKNN from the coding sequence ATGTACGAAAATGACTTGATACATTTAACAAATAAATTAATAGAATTAAATGATTATGCCTATCATTCATATAATCAAGTTAGAGAAAAAGGGGAACAAGGGGATTTCTATCAAGATGTTAAACCGTTTGCAGATCAAGTAAGAGATGCTTGTGAACAATGGTTGCCCTTGGCAATTGCTTGGCTAAATGAGGTTCAGCCAAAACACTTACATCCAATACAGTTAAAAAATACAAGTGAAAATCTTCAAATGGTTTCAGTTAAAGCCTTTTATCCAGACTCTAGTTTAAAAAAATTTAAAAGTCATATTCAATCTGTAGACTATGTGTTGAAAAGACTGTTGGAGGAAACCAAAAAAAATAACTGA
- a CDS encoding DEAD/DEAH box helicase produces MKRRKNLQEVIQGLKEDVHINKQIIHWHTLNSKEAQTTPFPNRIHPLLKESLNRKGISELYTHQKSSFELAMQGKSFVAVTPTASGKTLCYNLPVIQTILEEPTSRALYMFPTKALAQDQKSEINEIIDETGLDINSYTYDGDTPSSIRQKVRKAGHIVITNPDMLHSAILPHHTKWVAFFENLKYIIIDELHTYRGVFGSHVANVLRRLKRICTYYGSNPVFICTSATIANPKELAEGLTGMHMELIDNNGAPSGKKHFIFYNPPIVNKPLNIRRSATLEVSHLAKQLLQQKIQTIVFARSRVRVEIILTYLQEVVKHELGSKSIQGYRGGYLPSQRREIEKGLRNGEIIGVVSTNALELGVDIGQLQVCIMTGYPGTIASAWQQAGRAGRRHGESLVIMVASSSPLDQYIIEHPEYFLHQSPETARINPDNLIILVDHIKCAAYELPFKKGETFGDVEIEDILEYLVEERVLHYRSEKWNWMNDSFPAHNISLRSASQENVVVIDYTETANVKVIGEMDQFSAMTLLHEEAIYLHQGIQYQVEKLDWEEKKAYVKEVEVDYYTDANLAVQLHVLEEDKHKYIHNGEVSYGDVTVQAMATIFKKIKFNTHENIGSGPINLPEQELHTSATWFTFESELSESKLEEGLIGISHALNSIVSLFVMCDPQDIHVIPQIKAIHNEKPTIFLYDRYPGGVGLSEKVFENIKEIISKTTDMISQCPCENGCPSCIGLDGTTSRSKNIALHLLSHFKE; encoded by the coding sequence ATGAAACGTCGAAAAAATTTACAAGAGGTCATCCAAGGTTTAAAAGAGGATGTTCATATAAATAAGCAAATTATTCATTGGCATACATTAAATTCAAAAGAGGCACAAACTACTCCGTTTCCAAATAGAATTCATCCATTATTAAAAGAATCATTAAATCGCAAAGGAATTTCTGAACTATATACGCATCAGAAATCGTCGTTTGAACTGGCAATGCAAGGGAAGAGCTTTGTTGCTGTTACACCAACAGCGTCCGGAAAGACTCTCTGTTATAATTTACCAGTTATCCAAACGATTCTCGAAGAACCAACGTCTAGAGCATTGTATATGTTTCCAACTAAGGCACTTGCTCAAGATCAAAAAAGTGAGATAAATGAGATTATTGATGAAACAGGACTAGACATTAACAGTTATACATATGACGGAGATACACCGTCAAGTATCAGGCAGAAGGTAAGAAAAGCTGGACATATTGTGATTACTAATCCTGATATGCTCCATTCCGCTATTCTCCCGCATCATACAAAATGGGTCGCTTTTTTTGAAAATCTGAAATATATAATTATTGATGAATTACATACATATCGAGGTGTATTTGGGAGTCATGTGGCAAATGTCCTGCGAAGACTAAAGCGAATTTGCACGTATTACGGTAGTAACCCTGTATTTATTTGTACTTCTGCAACTATTGCAAATCCAAAAGAATTAGCAGAAGGATTGACAGGAATGCATATGGAGCTAATCGATAATAATGGTGCACCTAGTGGGAAGAAGCATTTTATTTTTTACAATCCTCCAATCGTAAATAAGCCTTTAAATATCAGAAGAAGTGCTACATTAGAAGTGAGTCATCTTGCTAAGCAATTATTACAGCAAAAAATTCAAACAATTGTTTTTGCGCGTAGTCGAGTTAGAGTTGAAATTATATTGACCTATTTGCAAGAGGTTGTAAAACATGAATTGGGTTCTAAATCCATACAAGGATATCGGGGAGGATATTTACCTTCACAAAGGAGAGAAATCGAAAAAGGACTAAGGAATGGAGAGATTATTGGTGTAGTAAGTACAAATGCATTAGAACTTGGAGTAGATATTGGTCAACTCCAAGTATGTATTATGACAGGGTACCCTGGAACAATTGCCAGTGCATGGCAACAAGCTGGGAGAGCAGGAAGAAGACATGGAGAATCATTAGTAATAATGGTCGCAAGTTCTTCACCACTCGATCAATATATTATTGAACATCCTGAGTATTTTCTACATCAATCACCCGAAACCGCTAGAATTAACCCAGATAATCTGATTATCCTTGTTGATCACATTAAATGCGCTGCATATGAATTACCTTTTAAAAAGGGAGAAACATTTGGTGATGTTGAAATTGAAGATATTCTTGAATATTTGGTAGAAGAAAGAGTCCTTCATTATCGAAGTGAAAAATGGAATTGGATGAATGATTCCTTTCCAGCACATAATATTAGTTTACGTTCTGCTTCACAGGAAAATGTTGTAGTGATTGATTATACTGAAACAGCAAATGTGAAAGTAATTGGTGAAATGGATCAATTTAGTGCAATGACCCTTTTACATGAGGAAGCAATTTACCTTCATCAAGGAATTCAATACCAAGTGGAGAAACTAGATTGGGAAGAGAAAAAAGCGTATGTAAAGGAAGTTGAAGTAGATTATTATACCGATGCTAATTTAGCCGTACAATTACATGTGCTAGAAGAGGATAAACATAAATATATTCATAATGGTGAAGTGAGCTATGGAGATGTCACAGTCCAAGCCATGGCAACTATTTTTAAAAAAATTAAGTTTAATACACATGAAAATATTGGCTCTGGTCCTATCAATCTTCCTGAGCAAGAATTGCATACAAGTGCTACTTGGTTTACGTTTGAAAGTGAGTTATCAGAAAGTAAATTAGAAGAAGGTTTAATTGGAATTTCACATGCATTGAATTCAATTGTTTCTTTATTTGTTATGTGTGATCCTCAGGATATTCACGTGATACCACAAATCAAAGCTATTC
- a CDS encoding Hsp20/alpha crystallin family protein: MTEKLPEEPKKGLFHEPFQDFFRSMNELFQERPVKGFLQSIDDFFSSPFPISGFPIDLTELDDKYIITAKLSGIKKDQIDIGIFPKYITITVENNEKVTKEDQSQNVFFNKSSIQRSSKTIPFPQPIIEDKVKATYEDGLLTIKVPKEKGKRLRIE, translated from the coding sequence ATGACAGAGAAATTACCTGAAGAACCTAAAAAGGGATTGTTCCACGAACCTTTTCAAGACTTTTTTCGATCTATGAATGAACTTTTCCAGGAAAGGCCAGTGAAAGGCTTTCTTCAAAGCATTGATGATTTTTTTTCCTCGCCATTTCCAATCAGTGGTTTCCCTATTGACTTAACTGAATTAGATGATAAATATATTATCACCGCAAAATTATCTGGCATAAAAAAGGATCAGATAGATATTGGTATATTTCCTAAGTATATTACGATTACAGTCGAAAATAATGAAAAAGTTACAAAAGAAGATCAGTCCCAAAATGTGTTTTTTAATAAAAGCTCAATCCAACGATCCTCTAAAACCATTCCATTTCCGCAACCGATTATTGAAGATAAAGTCAAGGCAACCTATGAAGATGGCTTACTAACGATTAAAGTACCAAAGGAAAAAGGGAAACGATTAAGAATAGAATAA
- a CDS encoding YppG family protein translates to MKGYNPYMNYLPLRNYQPQNHSYHAQGIPHMQAYNQPNIPYQHPYGPYHYNGIPPFMQNGNSPYYQQPGYEQNHSPQPNIFDNPLQTKETYQSNKQNQMLNQYVHPYPQGNHFKQPQTGGINSLMNSFKSQDGSIDFNKMVNTAGQMMNAVNQVSTMVKGLGGLFKP, encoded by the coding sequence ATGAAAGGTTATAATCCATATATGAACTATTTACCATTACGTAATTATCAACCGCAAAATCATTCATATCATGCACAGGGTATTCCTCATATGCAAGCATATAATCAGCCGAATATACCATATCAACATCCATACGGACCTTACCATTACAATGGGATACCACCATTTATGCAAAATGGAAACAGTCCATATTATCAACAACCGGGTTATGAACAGAATCATAGTCCGCAGCCGAACATTTTTGATAACCCGCTTCAAACAAAAGAAACGTATCAAAGCAATAAACAAAATCAAATGTTAAATCAATACGTTCATCCATATCCTCAAGGGAATCATTTTAAACAACCACAAACAGGTGGGATTAATTCACTGATGAACTCTTTTAAATCACAGGATGGTTCGATTGACTTTAATAAAATGGTCAACACAGCTGGGCAAATGATGAATGCAGTTAACCAGGTGTCAACGATGGTGAAAGGGCTAGGGGGACTCTTTAAGCCTTAG